A stretch of Synechococcus sp. MIT S9220 DNA encodes these proteins:
- the psbB gene encoding photosystem II chlorophyll-binding protein CP47 — protein sequence MGLPWYRVHTVVINDPGRLLAVHLMHTALVAGWAGSMALYELAIFDPSDPVLNPMWRQGMFVMPFMARLGVTDSWGGWSITGATGVDPGFWSFEGVAAAHIVFSGLLMLAAIWHWTFWDLEIWQDPRTGEPALDLPKIFGIHLLLAGLGCFGFGAFHLTGVFGPGMWISDPYGITGHLEPVQPSWGPEGFNPFNPGGIVAHHIAAGIVGIIAGIFHITTRPPERLYKALRMGNIETVLASAIAAVFFAAFIVAGTMWYGAAATPIELFGPTRYQWDQSYFKTEINRRVQTAMDQGQSESEAYASIPEKLAFYDYVGNSPAKGGLFRVGPMVNGDGLPTGWLGHIAFTDKEGRELQVRRLPNFFENFPVILEDSDGIVRADIPFRRAEAKYSFEQQGVTASVFGGALDGQTFTDPADVKRLARKAQLGEAFEFDRETYNSDGVFRSSPRGWFTFGHATFALLFFFGHIWHGARTLYRDVFAGIDPDLGEQVEFGLFQKLGDRSTRRLPEGYVPPAGTPLS from the coding sequence ATGGGATTGCCCTGGTATCGGGTGCACACCGTCGTCATTAACGACCCAGGCCGCCTTCTGGCCGTGCACCTCATGCACACTGCCCTCGTCGCCGGCTGGGCCGGCTCGATGGCTCTTTATGAACTCGCCATCTTCGACCCCTCCGATCCAGTCCTGAACCCGATGTGGCGTCAGGGCATGTTCGTGATGCCCTTCATGGCCCGCCTGGGCGTGACGGACAGCTGGGGTGGCTGGAGCATTACAGGGGCCACTGGTGTGGATCCTGGCTTCTGGAGCTTCGAAGGTGTCGCAGCTGCTCACATCGTGTTCAGCGGCCTGCTCATGCTGGCCGCCATCTGGCACTGGACTTTTTGGGATCTTGAGATCTGGCAGGACCCCCGCACCGGGGAGCCAGCTCTCGATCTCCCCAAAATCTTTGGCATCCACCTGCTCCTCGCAGGCCTCGGCTGCTTCGGATTTGGAGCCTTCCACCTCACCGGTGTTTTCGGTCCTGGGATGTGGATCTCTGATCCTTATGGCATCACGGGTCACTTAGAGCCGGTGCAACCGTCATGGGGTCCTGAAGGTTTCAACCCCTTCAACCCTGGCGGAATCGTTGCCCACCACATTGCAGCTGGAATCGTCGGCATCATTGCTGGAATTTTCCACATCACAACGCGTCCGCCGGAGCGCCTTTACAAGGCACTACGGATGGGCAACATCGAAACCGTTTTGGCGAGTGCGATCGCTGCCGTGTTCTTTGCTGCGTTCATCGTTGCAGGGACCATGTGGTACGGAGCTGCTGCCACTCCGATTGAGCTATTTGGCCCCACTCGTTATCAGTGGGACCAGAGCTACTTCAAGACTGAGATCAACCGTCGCGTTCAAACCGCGATGGATCAAGGTCAATCGGAATCAGAGGCCTACGCTTCGATCCCCGAAAAGCTGGCCTTCTATGACTATGTCGGCAACAGTCCTGCCAAAGGTGGACTGTTCCGCGTCGGTCCCATGGTCAATGGTGATGGCCTGCCGACCGGCTGGCTTGGGCATATCGCTTTCACCGACAAAGAAGGACGCGAACTTCAAGTTCGCCGTCTGCCCAACTTCTTTGAGAACTTCCCAGTGATTCTCGAAGACTCCGATGGCATTGTCCGGGCTGATATTCCCTTCCGTCGCGCTGAAGCCAAGTACTCCTTCGAACAGCAAGGCGTCACAGCATCAGTCTTCGGTGGTGCACTCGACGGTCAAACCTTCACTGACCCCGCTGACGTGAAGCGATTAGCCCGCAAAGCACAGCTGGGAGAAGCGTTCGAATTCGATCGCGAGACCTACAACTCCGACGGCGTCTTCCGCAGCTCACCTCGCGGCTGGTTCACCTTCGGGCACGCCACATTCGCGCTGCTGTTCTTCTTCGGCCACATCTGGCACGGAGCTCGTACGTTGTATCGCGATGTGTTCGCCGGAATTGATCCCGACCTCGGCGAACAGGTGGAATTTGGACTCTTCCAAAAACTGGGAGACCGTTCCACCCGCCGATTGCCAGAGGGCTACGTTCCCCCTGCAGGCACACCGCTCAGCTGA